The following nucleotide sequence is from Paenibacillus andongensis.
GAGGAAAATGCATTTCTAATGCTGATTGACCTTCCATAAGAACGAATAGGAGGGTTTGTTTGTATGAAAGAGGCACTTGTGGTTAGGCACTCGGTTGGCGGTAGAACATTTATTCATACCGAACAACAACCCATGGAATATTCGGTGACGCGTATGGATCAGGGTTGGAGAATTGCTTTAATCCTTACACAGGACGTGGATATTCAAGAGATTCTCCGTTGGAAACAGGAATTGAATGTGTTTCTTTTTCGGGAATATGAGGATCAACCTACGCATAAAATTTGGTTTTATGTCAAAGAAGGTCCTGTGACGTACGACGTTCAGCTCAAGCAGCTTACGATTTTCGCCGAATCTCGGATCGAGTATATTCCGAATGAATTTGGCATATAAGCAAGGATGACTAAGAAAATGTTAAATCATTTTCAACGGAGGGGTAACGATGGGTAAAATAGCCATATTTGGATTTGGACGTATTGGAAGGCAATTATTAAGAGTCGCTTTGCAGGATCAACTTTTCGTACCGGTTTCCATTTCAGATATTAAAGATGAAGCGACGCTTGCCGCTCTATTCGAAGTGGACACCAACTATAAACGCTGGCAAGAAGAGGTCTCAGGACATGAAGGTCTTATGGTTATCGGCGGGCGGGAAATTCAGTTCATCAATTCGTCGAAAGAAGTTCCGGATTGGAAGGCCTTAGATGTAGATCTGGTCATCGACTGTACAGGCCGAGCCGTTACCCGTGCTATTGCTCAAATCCATTTGGATCGAGGAGCAAATAGAGTACTGGTTAGCGGTCCTAGCAAGAGTCTTGAAGATTGTGATGCAGTATTGCTTAAAGGAATCAATCTGGATAGCTTCGACCCGGAAAAGCACAAAATCATTAGTATGGCGAGTTGCACGACGAATGCACTAGCTCCTGTCGTCAAAATCGTAAGAGAAAACTTCGGAATCAAGTATGGTCTATTCTCGACCGTCCATTCCTATACAAACACGCAATCGCTAACGGATCAGCCTATGAAGGATCGACGGGATTCATGGGCCGCTGCGGAAAATATCATTCCTTCTTCATCTGGAGCCGCAAGAGCCCTTAAATTCATCTGGAACGATTTACAGATAACAGGTAAGGCATACCGAATTCCAACGCGTACCGGAAGTATTGCAGAATTAAATCTTGTTACGGAAAAGCCGTGTACGGCACAACAGGTCAACGATATTTTCCGCAATGCCGCAACAGAGGGACAGTTGAAGGGAGTCCTGGATGTTTTAGAAGGCGAATGGGCATCATCTCGTATCGTTGGCGATTCCCATTCCTCCATCATTGACCTACCATTGACTCAAGTACAGGGTGAACTCCTGTCCGTTGCAACATGGTACGATAATGAATGGGGTTACGCTTCACGATTAGCTGAAGTAGCGGCTTATCTAGTAAATAAGTGATAGTGATAATATCCATAAATAAGATGACATTTAGGGCTATCGAACATGACCGATAGTCCTTTACCTCGTTATTTAGTGAATATGAAATCAAATAAAGGGAGTTTTGAGGTTATGGTTGAGAAAAAGGTAACCTGGTTGGAGCTTTTTTACGATCTGCTTTTTGTAGCAGCCGTATCAAAAGCAAACCACGTTTTACTGCATGTCGATCATGGGAGCATTTCCATTGAATACTTAACCAAATTTGTTTTAATTTTCATTCCAATCTGGTGGGCATGGGTAGGACAAACTCTCTTTAATAATCGTTTTGGCCAAGATATCGTTACTCATAGGATATTCATGTTCCTACAACTATTCTTTGTTTTAATTATGACGGCAAGCCTATCCGTTAATTTTGATCACTTCTATATTCCCTTTTTTGTAGGCTATATTGGTTCGAGAGCACTGACAGCTATTCAATATCTAACTGTACACAAAGCAACAGGCACACATCAACAAAAGACCGCTCAATACTTGGGGACTCGCTTTTGGATCGGAATATTGATATCTTCCTGCTCGCTATTCTTTGATTCATGGATCCGTTACGCGATTCTGTATGCGGGAATTGCTGTAGATATTTTGCTGCCGTTACTCGGCCGGCGGTACCTGGTGAAAACACCCATACATACCCATCACTTATTGGAACGCTTTGCCTTGTTTACACTTATTCTTCTTGGTGAATCAGTGATCAGTATACTTGCTGTTTTGCAGTCAAGTGACTGGACTTTGCCATCCATTTTGTTTGCCTCATTTACATGTATATTCGTTATTGCCATGTGGTGGCAATATTTTGATCATATTGAACGGAAAGTGAGTAAAGAAATACAAACTGCCGGCCAAACGATTATTTATGGCCATCTTTTCATTTATTTATCCATGAGTACGATAGCTGCTTCGATCCAATTGTTATTTAAGGAACAACTCAATTATCCATTCATGTTGGGTTTTATTTTTGGATCCGTACTGCTTTATTTTATTTCTACATCACTGGTATTCCACCGATATAGACAAGAACGTCTACGCTTGAAGCACAATCATTTGGGGATATTATTAGGGATAATTGGATGTTTTATCGCGTTGGACTTGATTATTCATGTACCTAATTATGCAATCATTGGAGAGATAATGGTGTTTTTTATCGTATACGCAAAATTAACGACTTGAGTTTTTATTACTGGATGAAGAGAAAAGTTGATGTGAGAGAAAAAGCAAGTAC
It contains:
- a CDS encoding type I glyceraldehyde-3-phosphate dehydrogenase, encoding MGKIAIFGFGRIGRQLLRVALQDQLFVPVSISDIKDEATLAALFEVDTNYKRWQEEVSGHEGLMVIGGREIQFINSSKEVPDWKALDVDLVIDCTGRAVTRAIAQIHLDRGANRVLVSGPSKSLEDCDAVLLKGINLDSFDPEKHKIISMASCTTNALAPVVKIVRENFGIKYGLFSTVHSYTNTQSLTDQPMKDRRDSWAAAENIIPSSSGAARALKFIWNDLQITGKAYRIPTRTGSIAELNLVTEKPCTAQQVNDIFRNAATEGQLKGVLDVLEGEWASSRIVGDSHSSIIDLPLTQVQGELLSVATWYDNEWGYASRLAEVAAYLVNK
- a CDS encoding low temperature requirement protein A, producing the protein MVEKKVTWLELFYDLLFVAAVSKANHVLLHVDHGSISIEYLTKFVLIFIPIWWAWVGQTLFNNRFGQDIVTHRIFMFLQLFFVLIMTASLSVNFDHFYIPFFVGYIGSRALTAIQYLTVHKATGTHQQKTAQYLGTRFWIGILISSCSLFFDSWIRYAILYAGIAVDILLPLLGRRYLVKTPIHTHHLLERFALFTLILLGESVISILAVLQSSDWTLPSILFASFTCIFVIAMWWQYFDHIERKVSKEIQTAGQTIIYGHLFIYLSMSTIAASIQLLFKEQLNYPFMLGFIFGSVLLYFISTSLVFHRYRQERLRLKHNHLGILLGIIGCFIALDLIIHVPNYAIIGEIMVFFIVYAKLTT